The following proteins are encoded in a genomic region of Alnus glutinosa chromosome 8, dhAlnGlut1.1, whole genome shotgun sequence:
- the LOC133876382 gene encoding serine acetyltransferase 1, chloroplastic-like → MAACVGASRTSITEPNRLFRDPNRSQIDDNKYNYVEFCRPSFPDPVSCVSKIIHPDTHIDEVDQDEDEHSEVDLWLKIQDEARFDVEQEPILSNYYYNPILSHGSLESALANHLSMKLSNSILPRGILFDLFAGVLGGDQEIMRAVKDDLRAVKERDPACISYLHCLLNFKGFLACQAYRVAHKLWSQGRKVLALLVQNRASEVFAVDIHPGAKIGRGILLDHATGVVVGETAVIGNNVSILHSVTLGGSGKECGDRHPKIGDGVLIGAGTCILGNIRIGNGAKIGAGSIVLKEVPPRTTAVGNPARLVGGKDNPVKLDKIPGLTMDHTSHMHEWSDYVI, encoded by the coding sequence ATGGCCGCTTGTGTTGGAGCTTCAAGAACCTCCATAACTGAACCCAACCGACTTTTCCGCGACCCAAACAGGTCTCAAATCGACGACAACAAATACAACTACGTGGAATTCTGCCGACCCAGTTTCCCGGATCCCGTTTCCTGCGTATCGAAAATCATACACCCGGATACGCACATAGACGAGGTTGATCAAGACGAAGATGAACACAGCGAGGTTGATCTATGGCTGAAAATCCAAGACGAAGCTCGTTTCGATGTGGAGCAGGAACCCATATTGTCAAATTACTATTACAATCCGATCTTGTCGCATGGTTCATTGGAGAGCGCGTTGGCTAATCATCTATCAATGAAACTGAGCAATTCGATTCTTCCTAGAGGCATCCTATTCGATCTTTTCGCGGGGGTGCTTGGAGGGGATCAGGAAATCATGAGGGCcgtgaaggatgatctgagaGCAGTGAAGGAGAGGGACCCAGCTTGTATAAGCTACCTGCATTGCTTATTGAATTTCAAAGGGTTTCTTGCTTGCCAAGCATATAGGGTGGCACACAAGCTGTGGTCACAAGGCCGGAAGGTCTTGGCTTTATTGGTTCAGAACAGGGCGTCTGAGGTTTTTGCGGTGGATATCCATCCGGGAGCTAAGATCGGACGCGGGATATTGCTCGATCATGCCACCGGTGTAGTGGTCGGAGAGACGGCTGTGATTGGGAACAATGTCTCAATTTTACACAGTGTGACATTGGGAGGGAGTGGGAAGGAGTGTGGGGACAGGCACCCAAAGATTGGTGATGGGGTGTTGATAGGGGCAGGGACTTGTATTCTGGGTAATATTAGGATTGGGAATGGAGCTAAAATTGGGGCTGGTTCGATTGTGCTCAAGGAGGTTCCACCTAGGACAACAGCGGTTGGGAACCCAGCTAGGTTGGTTGGGGGGAAGGACAATCCAGTTAAGCTTGATAAGATTCCTGGTTTAACTATGGACCATACTTCACATATGCATGAGTGGTCTGATTATGTTATTTAG